Below is a genomic region from Candidatus Hydrothermales bacterium.
TCTCCCAATCTTTATAACTCCCTTAAACTCCCTCTCCTTAACTTTAAATGTTTTCGCAAGATTTTTAAGCTCCAAAATTAAATTGTCAAGTAGTATTCTACAGGCAATTTGCATAGCCGAAGGAATTACATCATTTGAGGATTGCCCCATATTTACATGGTCGTTAGGATGACAGGGGCTTTTGCCACCTTTTTTTCCAGTTAATATTTCATTAGCTCTTCCTGCAATTACCTCGTTAACATTCATATTTGTGCTTGTCCCCGAACCTGTTTGAAAAATATCCAACGGAAAATTATCACTTAGTTTACCTTCATAGATTTCCTCTCCAGCCTTTACTATCGCTTTGTAAATCTTTTCATCAAGATTAGAAAGTTCATAATTAACCTCAGCCGCACAGATCTTTATCAAAGCTATCGACCTTATAAGCTCAAAGGGAACCTTAAAATCAGAGACAGAAAAATTCTCTAAGGCGCGTTGAGTGTGTGCTCCGTAATAGTACCTATCTAAAACTTCTACCTTCCCGAAGGAATCTTCCTCTATCCTTTTACCACTCAACTTATTAAATCATCAATGTTTTCTAAGAGTTTCTCAATTTCCTCTACTTTCAAATCCCCCATATGCCCTATTCTAAAGGTTATGTTCTTAAGTTTCCCATAGCCATTTGCTATCTTAAACCCCCTCTCTCTTAATTTATCTATTAAATTAGGAACATCAATATTCCTGTTATTTTTTATTACAGTCACAGTGTTGCTTTCAAACCCCTCTTCTGGAAATAGTTCAAATCCCCTTATTTTTGCCCATCTTCTTACTTTTTCTGCCATCTCATAGTGTCTTTTATATCTATTTTCAATACCCTCCTTAAGCATTCTGTCAAGTTGAACATCTAAGGCATATAAAAGAGAGATCGCTGGAGTAGCTGGTGTCTGCCTTCTCTCATCGTAATATCTTTTCATTTCGAGAAAATCGAAATAGTAGCCCCTATCCTTCACCTCTTTAGCCTTTTCTAATGCTCTTTCACTTACAACCGTGACAGTTAAACCTGGAGGTAAGGCAAAGCACTTTTGAACACTCGCAAAAATTACATCAATCCCCCAGTTATCAATTAAAATTTCTATCCCCGCTAAAGAACTTACAGCATCAACCAAAATAATGGTTTCAGGAGATACGCTTTTTACCGCTTCTATTATCTCCTTTAATGGATTTGTAACACCTGTTGAGGTTTCATTATGTGTTATAAGAATTGCCTCATACCCATTATTTTTAAGCTCCCTTTCAACCATATCAGGCTTTATTGCTTTACCCCATTCAACCTCAATACTCTTTACCTTTTTTCCACATCTTAGGGCAATATCAGCCCACCTGTGGGAGAATGCTCCACATACCGTTGAAAGAACTTTCTCCTTAACAACATTACGTATAGAACCTTCCATTACACCAGTAGCGGAGGAGGTAAAAACAGTAACGAAATTCTTTGTTTTTAAGAGCTTGGTTAACTTCTCTATTATCCTTTCATACAGAACAGAAAAATCTTTCTCTCTATGACCAATCATCCACCTTTTCTGAGCTTCAAGCACCTCCTCCACAACCTCCGTAGGCCCAGGGATGAATAACTTTTTCCTTTTTTCCATTACTAATTATAAGAAAATGTTTCTCTGTGTCTCAAAAAAATGTATCAAAGATACACAAAATAAAATAAAATTCGTATGGAACAGAATTTGCTTATAATTGTTAAAGTTAGGTTCAAATCCGGAGGGCACGTAAAAGGAAGATGGAACATTTTGTAAGAACAATTAAATATGAAAGAGAATTAAATAGGTCTTTTACAAAGGAAGTGTTAAGTATGCCGGGTTGTGAAGGTTTAACCAGTTGCATTCAATGTGGAACATGTTCTGGGACTTGCCCTGTTTCTATTTATATGGATTACCCACCAAGAAGAATTATCGCAATGGTTAGGGAAGGTTTTAAAGATGAGGTTTTATCCTCAAAAACCATTTGGCTATGTGCCTCCTGTTACGCTTGTACAGTTGAGTGTCCTCAAAACATAAAGATAACAGATATCATGTATACCTTAAAAAGAATGGCTATAAAGGAAGGAAAATACCCTAAGGGATTTCCCATTCCTATTCTTGCTAAAGCATTCTTTGATATTGTTGTAAGCAAGGGTAGACAAACTGAATCAAGACTTGTTATGAATGTTTGGCTAAAAATCTCTCTATTTAAAATTTTAAAGAACTCTCTATTTGGTCTTAAACTTTTAAGAAAAGGAAAACTTCACTTTAAAGAAGAAAAAATAAAAGACATAAAATCTTTAAAGACTTTGCTTGAGGAGGTTAAAAAATGAATGAGAATAAAAAATTTTTTTATTATCCAGGATGTTCTCTAAAAGGTACAAGTCTTGCTTATGAGAAGTCTTTACTTGCTGTTTTCAGGTATTTTGGTTTTGAAGCACCAGAACTCCCAGATTGGAATTGTTGTGGAGCAACAAGCTATATGTCTATAGATGAAATGGCAGCCTTTTCCCTTGCGGCAAGAAATCTTGCTATAGCAGAAAAAGAAAATAAAGATATTGTTGCACCATGTCCAGCTTGCTACGCAGTATTAAATAAGGCAAAAAAATATATTGAAGAATATGAAGATGTAAAAAATGTAATACTTAAAGGATTAGAAAAAATCGGTCTAAAAGAATACTTCAAAGGATATGTAAAAGTAAGACACGCTCTTGATGTGATCATAAACGAAATAGGTATAGAAAACATAAAGTCAAATATAAAAAGAAAACTGAATGGCGTAAGAGTTTTCTCCTATTATGGATGTCTTCTTGTAAGACCCTTTACCGATTTTGATAATCCGAGATATCCTACTAAGCTTGATGAACTTATTAGAGCCACAGGGGCTGAAACAGTAGAAAGTCCACTAAAAACAAAATGTTGTGGTGGATCTTTAACTGGAACTCTTGAAAGTGTGGGACTTAGGCTCTCCTATCTTATAATTAAAGAGGCAAAAAGAAGGGGGGCTCATCTGATTGTAACGGTATGTCCTCTTTGCCAATTTAATCTTGAAGCCTATCAAGATAAAATGGAAAAAACCTTTAATGATAAGTTAGGTATACCAGTTATATTCTTTACCCAACTTTTAGGAGTTGCCCTTGAAATAGATAAAAAAGAGTTAGGTTTTGAACATAGTTTAATTTACCCTGATATTTTATATCAAAAAGCATTAGTTTAAAAGGAGGTTTTGAATATGAATAAAATAAGGGGAGACGGGGAAATTAGAGTGGGTGTTTATGTTTGTCATTGTGGAACAAATATAGCTGGAAGAGTGAACATAAAAGAGGTAGTTGAGTTTGCCTCAAAACTTCCCTACGTTGTTGTTGCAAGAGAGTATAAGTATATGTGCTCCGATCCTGGTCAAGAATTAATTAAAAACGATATAAAGGAGCTGAAATTAAACAGAATAGTTGTAGCTTCGTGTTCTCCTCATCTTCATGAGCATACATTTAGAAAGGCTTGTGAGGATGCTGGACTAAATCCCTTTAACTTTCAGATGGCGAACATAAGAGAGCATGTTTCTTGGGTAACAAAAGATTCAAAGGAGGCTACTGAAAAGGCAAAGGCAATGGTAAGAGCTGCTGTTTATAGGGTGGTTTTCCATGAAAGTCTTGAAAGAAAATCTCAAGAGATACATCCAGATGTGTTAGTAATAGGTGGTGGAATAGCAGGAATTTCTGCAAGCCTTGTATTAGCCGATGCCGGTAAAAAGGTATATCTTGTTGAAAGAGAGCCTTCAATAGGTGGCCATATGGCAAAATTTGATAAAACTTTCCCAACCCTTGATTGTGCCTCATGTATTTTAACTCCTAAGATGACTCAAGTTAAAGATCATCCCAATATCGAACTTTTTACTTATTCTGAGGTTGAAGAAGTTGATGGTTATGTAGGTAACTTCACTGTTAAGATTAGAAAAAGAGCTAGATACGTTGATATTGAAAAGTGTGTAGGTTGTTATGAATGTATTGAGGCCTGTGTATACAAAGAAGGAAAGTTTCCTGATGAGTTTAATGAGGGTCTTTCAAAGAGAAAACCGATTTATATTCCCTTTCCACAGGCAGTTCCCCTTGCAGCAGTTATAGATCCAGCAACATGTATACAGTTTTTATCAGGTAAGTGCAAAAGGACTTGTCAACAGGCCTGTGAAAGAGGAGCAATAGACTTTAACATGAGAGATGAAATTGTGGAAGTTAAAGTAGGAGCAATAATTGTAGCTACTGGCTTTAAAACATTTGATCCTTCAAGAATCCCACAGTATGGTTACGATAGGTATCCAAATGTTTACACTGCCTTAGAGGTTGAAAGGCTTGTTAATTCATCAGGACCAACTGGTGGAGAAATTATTCTAAGAGATGGTAGAAGACCCCAATCAGTTGGAATAATTCACTGTGTTGGTTCAAGAGACAAAAATTACAACATCTGGTGCTCAAGGGTATGTTGTATGTACTCTTTGAAACTTGCCCATCTAATCAAAGAGAGAACCAATGCAGAAGTCTACTGTTTCTATATCGATATGAGAACTCCTGGAAAGGGTTATGAAGAGTTTTATCACAAATTAATGGAAGAGGGTGTTCACTTTATAAGGGGTAAGGTTGCAGAGGTTACAGATTGGGCTGTTACACCGGAGGAAGAGGGAAAACTTATTATAAGAGTTGAAGATACACTTATAGGTGTTGTAAGGAGAATTCCTGTAGATATGGTAGTTTTAGCTGTAGGACTTGAACCACGAACTGATGCTGATGAGATAAGGAGACTTTTAAATATATCTTGTTCAAAAGAGGGTTGGTTCCTTGAGAGGCATCCAAAACTTGCTCCAGTAGCAACCTTTACAGATGGAATTTTCATTGCTGGAGCATGTCAAGGTCCTAAAGATATACCAGATACAGTTGCTCAAGCTGAAGCAGCTGCAGCTCAAGCTCTAGCTCTTATAGATAGAAAGAGAATTGAACTTGAACCAAATACTGCATGGATCGATGAGGAAAAGTGCTCTGGGTGCCATATATGCATTGGTCTTTGTCCTTATTCAGCCATCTCTTATAATGAAGAAAAGAAAATTGCTGTAATAAATGAGGCTTTATGCAAAGGTTGTGGCGTCTGTGTGGCAGCATGTCCTTCAAAGGCTGCTCAACAGAGGTTATTCCTTGATGAACAGTTATATGCCGAGATTGAGGGAGCCCTACTTTGAAAGTTATTTAATTTAAAAGGAGGTATAATAGATGAATAATAATAACAATAAGTTTGAACCCAAAATATTGGGAATCTTTTGTAACTGGTGTACTTATCTTGCTGCTGATTTAGCCGGTGTTTCAAGGATGGATTATCCTGCAAACATAAGAATAGTTAGAACTATGTGCTCTGGAAGAGTTGATCCTCAGTTTATTTTCTGGGGTTTTAAAAATGGTGCAGATGGGATACTTATAGGGGGGTGCCACCCAGGTGATTGCCACTATATTGAGGGAAACTATAAGACTTTGAGAAGATATCTTCTTTTAAAAAGAGTTTTAAAAGAAATAGGAATAAATGAAAAAAGACTAAGACTGGAGTGGATATCTGCTTCAGAAGGTGAAAAATTACAAAGGGTAGTAAGGGAGTTTACAGAGGAAATAAGGAGTTTGGGACCCATAACTGAGGATAGGGCTTTTAAATTAAATTTGATAGAACATAAAAAGTAATGGGGGTAAGATATGGCAGAAAAATCAAAGGTAGCTTTTTATTGGTGTGCCTCCTGTGGTGGATGTGAGGAGGCTATGGTTGACTTGGCAGAAGATATTTTGCAGGTTGTAGAAAAGGCTGAGTTTGTTTTATGGCCAGTTGCTATGGATTTTAAAAGAGAGGATGTGGAGAATCTAAAGGATGAGGAAATTTTAGTTACATTTATTAACGGTGCAGTAAGAACATCTGAACAAGAGGAGATGGTAAGACTTTTGAGAAAAAAATCAAAGATACTCATTGCCTTTGGTGCCTGTGCCTATACCGGTGGAGTACCAGGACTTGCTAATTGTTACTCAAGAGAGGAAATTTTAAACTTTTATTATAAAAGCGGTGACACTGTATTTAATCCGGAGGATAAAAAGCCAACACCTCATTTTATTGAAGGTAATTTTGCTTTTGAAATACCAGAATTTTATGGTAGAGTTTATGCAGTTGATCAGGTTGTTGATGTTGATTATTACATTCCTGGCTGTGCACCAACAAGAAAAGTTGTAAAAAATGCAATAGATGCACTTTTTTCATCTCAACTTCCTCAAAAGGGATCTATTTTGGGAGCAAGTAGTAAGAGCTTATGCAACGAATGTCCTCTAAATGAGACAAAACCTGAAAAAATATATGTGAAGAAATTTAAAAGAGTTGATAAAACTCAACCTGAACCTGATAAATGTCTATTAATTCAGGGTTATCCTTGTCTTGGTCCAGTTACAAGAGGAGGTTGTGAGGCTTTGTGTGTTAAAGCTAACTATCCTTGCACAGGTTGTTTTGGGCCTTTAGATGATGTTAAAGATTATGGAGCTAAGGCTGTTTCTTTTCTTGCATCAATAATTGATTCAAATGATGAAAAAGAAATAGAAAAAATTATAGATGAGGGTCTTTCAAACCCTCTTGCCATAGTTTATAGATATTCTTTACCAAAATCTTTAATTTTTGATACAAAGATTAAAAAAAACGGAGGTTAAAAGATGATGCAACATAAAATAACCATTGATCCAATAACAAGACTTGAGGGTCATGGTAAAATTGAAATTTTTCTTGACGAAAAGGGGAACGTAGAAAGAGCTTTCCTTGTCGTCCCAGAACTGAGAGGATTTGAGATTTTCGTAAAGGGTAAACCTGCTGAAGATATGCCTATAATAACAGCTAGAATTTGTGGTGTTTGCCCAACGGCTCACCACATGGCAAGCACAAAGGCATTAGATGACTTATATAAAGTCCAACCTCCATCACCTGCGAAAAAATTAAGAGAGATGCTATACAACATGTTTATGCTTGAGGATCATGCTCTTCATGTTTATATCCTAGGTGGTCCTGACTTTATAGTTGGTCCAAAGGCTAAAAAGGCAGAAAGGAATGTCTTAGGAGTAATTCAGAAAGTTGGTCTTGAGGTCGGGAAAAAGGTTATATCAGTGAGAAGAGAAATAAGAGAACTGATGACACTTCTTGCAGGTAAAGTGATACATCCTGCCTGGGGAGTACCTGGTGGAGTTACAAGAGGAATAAAAAAAGAAGAAGTAGTAAACTTTATAAAAGTTGCTGAAAAAGGAGTTGAATTTGCCCTGTTTACTCTTAAGGTCTTTAAAGATATCGTTCTTTCAAATAAGGAGTACGTTGATCTTATTTTATCAGATGCCTATACCCATAGAACTTACTACATGGGACTTGTAGATGAGAATAAAAAGCTTAATTTCTATGACGGTAAAATAAGAGTAGTTGATCCTGAGGGTAAAGAATACGCTTTATTTGATGTGAGGAACTATAGAGAGTATATAGCAGAACATGTCGAGAATTGGACCTACATTAAGTTTCCCTTCTTAAAGAAAGTTGGGTGGAAGGGTTTTGTTGATGGCAAAGATTCCGGTATATACTCTGTAGCACCACTTGCAAGGCTTAACGCTTGTGAGGGTATTTCTACTCCTAGAGCTCAGGAGGCCTATGAGGAGTTTTATAAAACTTTGGGAGGAAAACCTGTTCATCATACACTTGCTAATCATTGGGCAAGAGTAGTTGAAATGATTTATGCTGCAGAGAGGTTTCTTGAACTTGCTAAAGATCCAGAGATTACCTCAGATAACATAAGAAATATTCCGACAGAGACACCTACCGTGGGAATAGGAGTTGTAGAGGCACCAAGAGGTACGCTTATACATCATTATGAGACAGATGAAAGAGGGTATATAACAAAGGCAAACTTAATAGTGGCAACTCAGAATAATTCAGCTCGTATTTCTATGTCGATCGATAAGGCTGCAAAGAGTCTTATAAAAGAAGGAAAATACGATGAGGGAATTTTAAATATGGTAGAGATGGCGTTCAGAGCCTATGATCCCTGTCATGCCTGTGGTACCCATTCATTACCCGGTAACATTCCTGTTCTAATAAACATAAGAAATAAAAATGGCGAAATAATTAAAACTATAAAAAACTTTGAGTAATCAAAGGAAAAATGTTATTTTAGGGCTTGGAAACACGATAAGAGGGGACGACGGGATTGGTATATACATAGCGGGATTTTTAACTCGAAAGTACAAGGATCTAGTAGATGTGGTGTCGACAGAGGAGATGGGTCTTTCATTGCTTGACTTTCTCTCTCCCTATGAAAAGGCAATAATAATTGATAGTATATACACCGGAAAGCAGGATGTTGGAAATTTATATATATTCAATGGAAAAGACATACAAAGTAATGGAATAAAAAGTAATCATTACGTAGGGATTCCGGAGCTTATTCAAATTGCTAAGAAGTTAAAACTACCTTTTCCAAGGGAGATTCTTATTATAGGAGTCTCAGTTGAAAATCCCTTCACTATTAGACTTTCTCTCTCTGAGAGTTTAAAAAATAAAATACCGGAAATTTTAGACAAAATAGAAAAAATTATTAAGGAGTTTTTTAAAATTTAAATAAAAAATAAAAAAAGCCATGAAAACAGATATTGAAATTGCAAGATCAATCAAATTACAAGATATAAGGGAGGTTGCTGAGAAGTTAGGTATAGACGAGAAATTTTTGGAGTTATATGGAAAATATAAAGCGAAAATAAATTTGGATTTTTTAAAAGATAGGGCAAGAAGGGCAAAGTTAATACTTGTCACAGCCATAAGCCCTACACCGTTTGGTGAGGGCAAAACAACTGTTTCAATATCGCTATCTATGGGATTCTGGAAAATAGGTAAAACTTCAGCTGTTGCCCTAAGAGAACCATCACTTGGTCCCGTATTTGGAATTAAAGGAGGAGCAACAGGTGGAGGATATGCCCAGGTCTTACCAATGGAAGATATAAATCTTCATTTTACAGGAGACTTTCATGCTGTTACCTCAGCTCATAATCTACTTTCAGCAATGATCGATGCATCTATTTTCCATAAGAATTCCTTAGGAATAGATCCAAATAACGTGTTATGGCCAAGAACTATTGATATGAACGATAGATCCTTAAGAGATGTGGTAATTGGACTAAATCCAATCAAAAACGGTCCTTTAAGACTTGAAAAGTTTGTAATTACGCCAGCTTCTGAGGTAATGGCAATTTTAGGTTTATCTAAGAATTACGCTGAACTTAAAGAAAGACTCTCAAATATACTTATAGGTTTTACCTTTAAGAAGGAGCCAGTATTTGCAAGAGACTTAAAGGCGCAGGGTGCAATGACTGTTCTTTTGAAAGATGCTATAAAACCTAATCTTGTTCAAACAACCGAAAATACACCAGCGATA
It encodes:
- a CDS encoding alanine--glyoxylate aminotransferase family protein, whose translation is MEKRKKLFIPGPTEVVEEVLEAQKRWMIGHREKDFSVLYERIIEKLTKLLKTKNFVTVFTSSATGVMEGSIRNVVKEKVLSTVCGAFSHRWADIALRCGKKVKSIEVEWGKAIKPDMVERELKNNGYEAILITHNETSTGVTNPLKEIIEAVKSVSPETIILVDAVSSLAGIEILIDNWGIDVIFASVQKCFALPPGLTVTVVSERALEKAKEVKDRGYYFDFLEMKRYYDERRQTPATPAISLLYALDVQLDRMLKEGIENRYKRHYEMAEKVRRWAKIRGFELFPEEGFESNTVTVIKNNRNIDVPNLIDKLRERGFKIANGYGKLKNITFRIGHMGDLKVEEIEKLLENIDDLIS
- a CDS encoding 4Fe-4S dicluster domain-containing protein, giving the protein MEHFVRTIKYERELNRSFTKEVLSMPGCEGLTSCIQCGTCSGTCPVSIYMDYPPRRIIAMVREGFKDEVLSSKTIWLCASCYACTVECPQNIKITDIMYTLKRMAIKEGKYPKGFPIPILAKAFFDIVVSKGRQTESRLVMNVWLKISLFKILKNSLFGLKLLRKGKLHFKEEKIKDIKSLKTLLEEVKK
- a CDS encoding CoB--CoM heterodisulfide reductase iron-sulfur subunit B family protein; this encodes MNENKKFFYYPGCSLKGTSLAYEKSLLAVFRYFGFEAPELPDWNCCGATSYMSIDEMAAFSLAARNLAIAEKENKDIVAPCPACYAVLNKAKKYIEEYEDVKNVILKGLEKIGLKEYFKGYVKVRHALDVIINEIGIENIKSNIKRKLNGVRVFSYYGCLLVRPFTDFDNPRYPTKLDELIRATGAETVESPLKTKCCGGSLTGTLESVGLRLSYLIIKEAKRRGAHLIVTVCPLCQFNLEAYQDKMEKTFNDKLGIPVIFFTQLLGVALEIDKKELGFEHSLIYPDILYQKALV
- a CDS encoding CoB--CoM heterodisulfide reductase iron-sulfur subunit A family protein; this encodes MNKIRGDGEIRVGVYVCHCGTNIAGRVNIKEVVEFASKLPYVVVAREYKYMCSDPGQELIKNDIKELKLNRIVVASCSPHLHEHTFRKACEDAGLNPFNFQMANIREHVSWVTKDSKEATEKAKAMVRAAVYRVVFHESLERKSQEIHPDVLVIGGGIAGISASLVLADAGKKVYLVEREPSIGGHMAKFDKTFPTLDCASCILTPKMTQVKDHPNIELFTYSEVEEVDGYVGNFTVKIRKRARYVDIEKCVGCYECIEACVYKEGKFPDEFNEGLSKRKPIYIPFPQAVPLAAVIDPATCIQFLSGKCKRTCQQACERGAIDFNMRDEIVEVKVGAIIVATGFKTFDPSRIPQYGYDRYPNVYTALEVERLVNSSGPTGGEIILRDGRRPQSVGIIHCVGSRDKNYNIWCSRVCCMYSLKLAHLIKERTNAEVYCFYIDMRTPGKGYEEFYHKLMEEGVHFIRGKVAEVTDWAVTPEEEGKLIIRVEDTLIGVVRRIPVDMVVLAVGLEPRTDADEIRRLLNISCSKEGWFLERHPKLAPVATFTDGIFIAGACQGPKDIPDTVAQAEAAAAQALALIDRKRIELEPNTAWIDEEKCSGCHICIGLCPYSAISYNEEKKIAVINEALCKGCGVCVAACPSKAAQQRLFLDEQLYAEIEGALL
- a CDS encoding hydrogenase iron-sulfur subunit, whose amino-acid sequence is MNNNNNKFEPKILGIFCNWCTYLAADLAGVSRMDYPANIRIVRTMCSGRVDPQFIFWGFKNGADGILIGGCHPGDCHYIEGNYKTLRRYLLLKRVLKEIGINEKRLRLEWISASEGEKLQRVVREFTEEIRSLGPITEDRAFKLNLIEHKK
- a CDS encoding oxidoreductase, encoding MAEKSKVAFYWCASCGGCEEAMVDLAEDILQVVEKAEFVLWPVAMDFKREDVENLKDEEILVTFINGAVRTSEQEEMVRLLRKKSKILIAFGACAYTGGVPGLANCYSREEILNFYYKSGDTVFNPEDKKPTPHFIEGNFAFEIPEFYGRVYAVDQVVDVDYYIPGCAPTRKVVKNAIDALFSSQLPQKGSILGASSKSLCNECPLNETKPEKIYVKKFKRVDKTQPEPDKCLLIQGYPCLGPVTRGGCEALCVKANYPCTGCFGPLDDVKDYGAKAVSFLASIIDSNDEKEIEKIIDEGLSNPLAIVYRYSLPKSLIFDTKIKKNGG
- a CDS encoding Ni/Fe hydrogenase subunit alpha — encoded protein: MQHKITIDPITRLEGHGKIEIFLDEKGNVERAFLVVPELRGFEIFVKGKPAEDMPIITARICGVCPTAHHMASTKALDDLYKVQPPSPAKKLREMLYNMFMLEDHALHVYILGGPDFIVGPKAKKAERNVLGVIQKVGLEVGKKVISVRREIRELMTLLAGKVIHPAWGVPGGVTRGIKKEEVVNFIKVAEKGVEFALFTLKVFKDIVLSNKEYVDLILSDAYTHRTYYMGLVDENKKLNFYDGKIRVVDPEGKEYALFDVRNYREYIAEHVENWTYIKFPFLKKVGWKGFVDGKDSGIYSVAPLARLNACEGISTPRAQEAYEEFYKTLGGKPVHHTLANHWARVVEMIYAAERFLELAKDPEITSDNIRNIPTETPTVGIGVVEAPRGTLIHHYETDERGYITKANLIVATQNNSARISMSIDKAAKSLIKEGKYDEGILNMVEMAFRAYDPCHACGTHSLPGNIPVLINIRNKNGEIIKTIKNFE
- a CDS encoding hydrogenase maturation protease; the encoded protein is MSNQRKNVILGLGNTIRGDDGIGIYIAGFLTRKYKDLVDVVSTEEMGLSLLDFLSPYEKAIIIDSIYTGKQDVGNLYIFNGKDIQSNGIKSNHYVGIPELIQIAKKLKLPFPREILIIGVSVENPFTIRLSLSESLKNKIPEILDKIEKIIKEFFKI